The DNA sequence GGTTCGTCAACGCCTATGTGGAGCGGGTGCACGCCGGGGCGGCCGGCGACCCGGAACTGGGCGCGGCGTTCCTGCGGGTGTTGAATCTGATCGACCCGCCGACCCGGCTGCTCGCGCCGCGCACGGTGTGGCGGGTCCTGCGGTCGCGGCGGTCCCGCCGACGCCGGTCGGTGGTCGCGCCGGCGGCCTGAACGCCCGGGCCGGCCGGCCCGTCCGGGTGGACGGACCGGCCGGCGGCGTCACGCGCAGTTCGTCGGCGGGGCGACCGGGCGGGCGGTGTCCATCGGCCAGTTCCAGCGGATGTCGTTCTGCCAGCCGGAGTTGCCGCCGCCGTCGGTGATCTCGAACGGGTCACCGCGCCAGGTGCCCGCGACCCCGAGGTTGCGGGCCTCCACGCCGGTGAAGCTGCCCGCTCCGGCCACCTGCAACTGCAGGGCGTACGTGCCGGCGCCGTCGATGCAGGCCCCGTCGACGTGGATGTTGCTCACCGAGTGCGCCTCCGGGTGCCCCTTCACCGCCATGATCGCCGAGTAGGTGCTGTCCAGGAAGGAGTTGTCGACGACGTCGATCCGGGCGTCCATCGGACCGTCCAGCGAGTAGAACCACAGCGCGCCGACGCCGAAGTTCCAGTTCAGGTCGAGTACGCCGGCCCGCACCGTCGTGTTGCGGGCGAACGTGAGCGTGCCGGAGAACCGGGTGGAGCCGTGCCGGTAGCCGGCGTGCAGGCCGCCACCCTCGCGTACGGTCTCGGCGACGACGTTGTCGGAGACCACGTTGTCCCGGCCGCCGTAGATCGCGATGCCGTTGGCCAGCACCGGGGCGATCACGGTGTTGTGGTCGTAGACGTTGTCGTGGTCCTGGTCGGCCTCCTCCGACGTCTCCGGGGTCCCGTCCGGGTTCTTGACGAAGTGCGACCACATCGCCAGCCCGTCGTCGCCGAGGTTGCGCAGGAAGTTGTTGGTGACCCGTACGCCGGAGATGCCGCGCCGCAGGTTGAGCCCGTCCGCCATCTGGTCGACGATCACGTTGTCGCGGACGGTGAGCCCGTGGAACGGGCCGTCGAACCACATTCCGACCTTGGTCCGCTGGATGTAGAGCCGCTCCACCGTGGACCCGCCGCCGAGCGCTCCGCCGATTCCGTTGACCTGGAGGTCGTCGCGGCGCTCGCGGATGTTGCCGATGATCGCGAAGTCGGACAGGTGCACGTCGTGGCTACCGCCGTCGGCGGCCCACTTCCCGTAGAAGCCGACCCCGTCGCCGCGTACGACGCTGTGCCAGTTGCCGGCGCCGGTGACGGTCACGCCGTCGACGACGACATGCCGGTTCACCTGGTACGTCCCCTTCGGAATGAACACCGTACGGCCGCTCTCACGGCCGGCGGCCACGGCGGCGTCGAACGCGTCGGCGGACTCCCGCGTGCCGGTCGGGTCGGCCCCGAAGTCCAGCACCGACAGTGCCCCGCGCGGCATCTTCTTCGGCTTGGCGACCATCTCGAAGTCGACCAGGTCGATGACCGCCCACGGCAGCGTCGAGTCGTGCGGCAGCTTCAGTTTGATCTTCTGACCGGCGTGCAGGGTCTTGCCGAGCAGGAGCCGCTGCTCGGCGTAGAAGTGGTGCGGCCGGAACGGGGTGGTGACCGGGCGCGGTTCCGGGATCCACCAGTCGTCCGGCGGGACCGCCTGCGGGTCGTTGGAGAACGGGTACGTGCTGTAGAGCCAGGAGAACTCCGACGTGAGCGTGATCGTGTGCCGACGCTGGTTGTTGAGGTAGACGTCGAGCGGGCCGGTGATGCCGCCGCCCCGTTCGGCGTCCGGGATCGCGTAGCGGACGTTGAGCGAGTTGGTGTCGCGGGTCAGGGTGAACTCCACCCACTCGCCGGGGGCGTCGAGCTTGACCGCCCGCCGCCCGGAGGCCTCCGACGGCAGCGTGTAGGCGTTGCGGTCCGGTCCGATGATCTCCCCGGTGGTGACCGCGTTCTCCGCCTCCTGCTCGACGAACGGCACGGTCGCGCCGCGGCCGGCGGTCAGGTGCGGCGGAAGACCGGCGACCGTCTCGACGCCGGGCGGGCCCGGCGGGTCGGTGGTGGCCAGGGCGGGGTGCGCGGCGAGGGTGCCGGCGCCGAGGGCGACCACGAACGATCCGGCGACGACGGCCCGGATCCGGCGTCGCGGGCCCGGCTGGTGGGGGTGTTGCCCATGCTGGTCAGACATCGATGGCGACTCGATTCTCACGAGGCCGGCCCGGCGGGCACTGGGGGACGGGCGTCGCCGACCGGCGGCGGTGGTTGCGATGACGTTAAATCTCGACGCAGCGCCAGACAAGACCCGATAGGAAACTGAAATTTCCCGTCGTGGTCCCGAAAGAACCGAACTCCCTCCGGCCCGACCTGCCACTCTGCCCGCTGATCAAGGAGTTGTTGTCCCCTTGTGGGGGCGGAATGGGTGATACATCCCCTTGATCGCGCGGCAGGGGGCGTCGCATCGCGCGGGGAGGGGGAGGTCGCCCGGGAAAGGGCCCGCCCCGGGCGTTGGGCCCGGGGCGGGGGAGTGTGGCGGGGATGTGTGGCGGCGTCGGCTCAGCCCAGGTCGACCGAGGGGTAGAGCGGGAAGCCGGCGAGCAGTTCGTCGGCCTGCTTGGCGATCCGGTCGGCGAGGGCGGGGTCCAGGACGTACTTGGCCTTGGACGGCGCACCGTCGGGGCCGACGCCCGGCTTCGTCTGGCTGAGCACGGTGTTGATCAGGTCGGCGGTCTCGTCCATCTGGGCGGTGCCGAGGCCACGGGTGGTCAGCGCGGGCGTACCGATCCGGATGCCCGAGGTGTACCAGGCGCCGTTCGGGTCCTGCGGGATCGAGTTGCGGTTGGTCACGATGCCCGCGTCGAGCAGCGCCTGCTCGGCCTGCCGGCCGGTGAGTCCGAAGCCGGTCGTGTCGATGAGCACGAGGTGGTTGTCGGTGCCACCGGTGACGAGCCGTACGCCGCGGCGCAGCAGCCCCTCGGCCAGCGCCTGGGCGTTGTCCACGATCCGCTGGGCGTAGTCGGCGAAGGTGGGCTGCCGGGCCTCGGCGAGCGCGACCGCCTTGGCGGCCATGACGTGCGGCAGCGGGCCGCCGAGCACCATCGGGCAGCCGCGGTCGACCTGGTCGGCGAGTTCGGGCTGGCAGAGCACCAGGCCGCCGCGCGGGCCGCGCAGCGACTTGTGGGTGGTGGTGGTGACGATGTGGGCGTACGGGACCGGGTCGAAGTCGCCGGTGAAGACCTTGCCGGCGACCAGGCCGGCGAAGTGGGCCATGTCAACCATGAAGGTGGCGCCGACCTCGTCGGCGATCTCCCGCAGGATCCGGAAGTTGACCTTGCGCGGGTAGGCCGAGTAGCCGCCGACGAGGACCAGCGGCTTGAACTCCTTGGCGGTCTGGCGCAGGGCGGCGTAGTCGATGAGCCCGGTGGCCGGGTCGGTGCCGTAGCTGCGCTGGTCGAACATCTTGCCGGAGATGTTCGGGCGGAAGCCGTGGGTGAGGTGACCGCCGGCGTCGAGCGACATGCCGAGCATGCGCTGGTTGCCCAGCTCACGGCGCAGCGCGAACCAGTCCTCCTCGGTCAGGTCGTTGACCTGCCGGGCCTGGGCCTTGCGCAGGGCCGGTGCCTCGACCCGGTCGGCGAGGATCGCCCAGAAGGCGACCAGGTTGGCGTCGATGCCGGAGTGCGGCTGCACGTACGCGTGCGGGGCGCCGAAGAGCTCACGGGCGTGTTCGGCGGCGATCGCCTCGACGGTGTCGACGTTGCGGCAGCCGGCGTAGAAGCGGCGGCCGATCGTGCCCTCGGCGTACTTGTCGCTGAACCAGTTGCCCATGGCGAGCAGCACGGCGGGGGAGGCGTAGTTCTCGCTGGCGATGAGTTTGAGGGACGCCCGCTGGTCGGCGAGTTCGGCGGCGATCGCGTCGGCCACCCGGGGCTCGACCGTACGGACGACGTCCAGTGCGCTGCGGTAGGCGGTGGACTCGGCGTTGAGCGACGACATGGCACCTCCGGTTGCGGTTGAGGGCCCAGGCGCTCGGCATTCGTCGTGGTGACGGGGCCGCTCCCCGATGGTTGTGCCCATCCCAGCGCGCCAGTCACGGCCCGGGGAAGACCTTACCGAATCGGGGCCGGGCGCCGTCGCGGTGTCCGGCGGGTGTCGGTGTCAGGTGGGTTGTCGTGGTGTCAGGCGGGGTTGTCGCTGTTGGTACGGCCGGGGTGGTCAGGCCCGGCCGGTGTTGGGCGGTGGTCAGCCGTTGGCCGGTACGGGTTGTGCCCCGGCCCGGTTGCCGCGCCGGCCCAGCAGCGCGTCGAGGGACCACGGCCCGGCACCGAGTACGGCGATGGCCAGGAACGCCCAGGCGTAGAGGGCGGAGTTCACCCCACCGTTCTCGATCGGGAGCAGGTTGGTCGGCTGGTGTACGACGAAGTAGGCGTACGCCATGGAGCCGGAGCTGAGTACGGCCGCCGGCCGGGTGGCGAACCCGACGAGCACCAGCACGCCGCAGACGAGCTGGATCAACCCGGCCCACCAGTTGGGCCAGGTGCCCACCTCGACGGCCTGCCCGGTGCCGCGGGCCCCGCCGAAGACGCCGAGCACGGTGGCGGCACCGTGACAGGCGAAGAGTAGGCCGATCACGGCTCTGAACAGCGACCACACGGGCGCGGCGAAGCGGTTGGACGTCATACGTGACCCTTTCTGTGATCCGGACGAAGGAGGCAAATGATGGCCCTGCCCAACTGCCTCCCCATGTCCGAGACGTAAATACTTATCGATATGTTGCCCCGTCGGGGCGGCCCCCCGCACGACCGTCCCATCGGGCACACTTTCGGTGGCGACGTGAGCACGTGTTCGAGGGCTGACGCCGGCCCCTGCCTGTGGTGGTGAATGAGGTGGCGAGTGCGCCGGTCAGCGGGGCCGACCAGGAGCGGGTCGAACTGCTCAGATCGTTCCTCCGGGCCCGCCGGCTCCGGCTCGACCGGACCGACGTCGGCCTGGTGCCCAGGGTCGGCGGCCGGCCGGGACTGAGTCAGGACGACCTCGCGGAGGCGACCGGCTACTCCACCCGGGTCATCAGCCAGTTGGAGCAGGGCCGGCTGCGTTCCCCGTCGGCGCAGCTGCTCCAGGCGGTCACCGTCGCGCTGCGGCTCGGCCCGGACGAGCGGCATGTCCTGTGGATGCTCGCCGCCCGGTCGACCCCGCCCGCACAGCGTTACGCCACCGACGTCGACCCGGGGCTGGCCCGCCTGGTCGACCAGCTCTATCCCCACCCGGCGTGTGTCACCGACGCCGCCTGGCGGGTGCTCGCGGCCAACCGCGCGATCGCCGAGTGGTTCGTCGACTTCGACCGGGTCGAGCCGGAGCGGCGCAACGTCGCGTGGTGGCTGTTCTGCGACCCGCACGCCCGGCACGTGCTGGTCGACTGGGAGCGGGACTTCGCCGGCTTCTTCCTCGACCGGCTCCGGGAGGCCCGGGTGGCCTGGCCGGACGACCCGGCGCTGCGGTCGTTGGTCGCCGGGCTGCGCGTGCAGAGCCCGTTCGTCGACCGGGCCTGGCGGGAGGACGCCGGCGGTGGGGTGGCCCCGTCGGACCCGGTCCACGCGCTACGCCGCCCCGGGCACACCGATCCCGGCCCGGGTGACGACGCCGCGCACCACGTACGGGTCGAGGTGGTCACGCTGGCTCCGGGCCGGCCGGACGACGGGCGTCGACTGATCGCGTTCCTGCTACCGGACGGGGAGAGCGGCCCTGGTCGGCTGTCGCGCGACGTCTGCCCGGTGTGCGGTCCGCGGCGGGAGGCCGGACGATGACGCTGTCCGAGATCGTCCCGCCGGCCGTCGACCCCCGGATCGGGCACTGGCTGCGCCGGCTCCGCCGGGCCGCCGACCGCGCCGAGCTCGGCCTGCCGCCGGGGCCGCGGTCGAAGGGCACCTGGCTGACCCAGGTGGAGGTGGCCCGGCTCGCCGGCTGCACACCCCGCGCGTACCAGCTCGTGGAGCAGGGCGCACGGGTGCCCGGGCCGCGGCTGGCCGAGGGCATCGTCCGGGCGCTGCGCCTCGATCCCGACCAGCAGGCCTATCTGAACAACCTGCTCAACCCGGTCGCCGAACCGCCGACCCTGGTCGACCGGGCGGTGTTGCAACGACTGGTCGACTCCAGTACGGCGCCGGCCATGGTCTTCGACCGGTACTGGACGGTGGTGGTCGTCAACGCGGCGATGGCGCCGGTCTCGGCGTTCGTCGTACCCGGCGCGAGCCTGGGCGCGTGGCTGTTCAGCCGGGTGGGGCGGACGGTCGTCGGCTGGGAGCGGGAGACCGAGGAGTTCGTCGCCCGTTACCGGTTGACGCAGGCGGCGTATCCGGCCGCCGGGCTGACCGATCCGGTCATGGAACGGTTGTGCCGGGTCAGTGAGCGGGCCCGCCTGCTGTGGGCCGGCAGCCCCGCCGTCGCCGCCGATCCGGTCGGCAAGCGGTGGCAGGTGCGTACGTCGGCGGGGGAGTTGAAGACCTTCGAGGTCACGATCGCACAGTTGGCGTCGTACGCCCCGGGGCTGCGGCTCGCGTTCTGCCTGCCGGTGCCCAACCGTCCCGGCTGACCGGGTCGGACAGCGTACGGCGCCCCGCTCCACCGGGGCGGATGCGAAATGCTGTTTCTAGCACAGGTTGGTACTGGCCCTAGTGGATCGTCGCATCAGACACTTTGGGTCGCCGTGGGAGCACTTGCAGTGAGACGTTCGTCTTGTGGTGCCCTGTGGTGCAACACCCCTTATCCCGGGCGACGGTCGTACGTCAGGCGACCGGCCGCCCGTTTGCGTCCCTCCGGGGCACCGCCGACCGGTGGGGCGCCCCGTGCAGACCCGCCGACGGTCGGCGCCGGTTCGGCGCCCGGCGGGGTCCTGCGAGAGCGCACGCCGCCGCACGGCCGTCCAGGGCCGTGACGGGGGCGGCGGGCGCGCATCGGTGGTGGGTGACGGCGTGCCGTGACGGTCGCCGGACGCCCGCCCGATCGCGGGAGCACGACGCCCGCGCTGGGCGCCCGACGCACGGGGCGTCCAGCGTGGGCGGGGCGGTGCCGCCGTCGATCGATCGAATCCTTCCCGTCATTCGTACGTCGGTCCCTGGCCGAACTTGTTCTTCTTCTTGACAAGAATATTTGTCGGTGGCACGGTTGGCGCATGCACGACGTCGCAGTGATCGCCGACCCGGCCGCCGCCGAGGTGTCGCTGGATCCGGTCCGCGCCCGCCTGCTGGCCGCGCTGGCCGAGCCCGGGTCCGCCACCAGCCTGGCCGCGGGGGTCGGCCTGACCAGGCAGA is a window from the Polymorphospora rubra genome containing:
- a CDS encoding glycine hydroxymethyltransferase, with the protein product MSSLNAESTAYRSALDVVRTVEPRVADAIAAELADQRASLKLIASENYASPAVLLAMGNWFSDKYAEGTIGRRFYAGCRNVDTVEAIAAEHARELFGAPHAYVQPHSGIDANLVAFWAILADRVEAPALRKAQARQVNDLTEEDWFALRRELGNQRMLGMSLDAGGHLTHGFRPNISGKMFDQRSYGTDPATGLIDYAALRQTAKEFKPLVLVGGYSAYPRKVNFRILREIADEVGATFMVDMAHFAGLVAGKVFTGDFDPVPYAHIVTTTTHKSLRGPRGGLVLCQPELADQVDRGCPMVLGGPLPHVMAAKAVALAEARQPTFADYAQRIVDNAQALAEGLLRRGVRLVTGGTDNHLVLIDTTGFGLTGRQAEQALLDAGIVTNRNSIPQDPNGAWYTSGIRIGTPALTTRGLGTAQMDETADLINTVLSQTKPGVGPDGAPSKAKYVLDPALADRIAKQADELLAGFPLYPSVDLG
- a CDS encoding helix-turn-helix domain-containing protein, which encodes MASAPVSGADQERVELLRSFLRARRLRLDRTDVGLVPRVGGRPGLSQDDLAEATGYSTRVISQLEQGRLRSPSAQLLQAVTVALRLGPDERHVLWMLAARSTPPAQRYATDVDPGLARLVDQLYPHPACVTDAAWRVLAANRAIAEWFVDFDRVEPERRNVAWWLFCDPHARHVLVDWERDFAGFFLDRLREARVAWPDDPALRSLVAGLRVQSPFVDRAWREDAGGGVAPSDPVHALRRPGHTDPGPGDDAAHHVRVEVVTLAPGRPDDGRRLIAFLLPDGESGPGRLSRDVCPVCGPRREAGR
- a CDS encoding glycosyl hydrolase family 28-related protein, with the translated sequence MSDQHGQHPHQPGPRRRIRAVVAGSFVVALGAGTLAAHPALATTDPPGPPGVETVAGLPPHLTAGRGATVPFVEQEAENAVTTGEIIGPDRNAYTLPSEASGRRAVKLDAPGEWVEFTLTRDTNSLNVRYAIPDAERGGGITGPLDVYLNNQRRHTITLTSEFSWLYSTYPFSNDPQAVPPDDWWIPEPRPVTTPFRPHHFYAEQRLLLGKTLHAGQKIKLKLPHDSTLPWAVIDLVDFEMVAKPKKMPRGALSVLDFGADPTGTRESADAFDAAVAAGRESGRTVFIPKGTYQVNRHVVVDGVTVTGAGNWHSVVRGDGVGFYGKWAADGGSHDVHLSDFAIIGNIRERRDDLQVNGIGGALGGGSTVERLYIQRTKVGMWFDGPFHGLTVRDNVIVDQMADGLNLRRGISGVRVTNNFLRNLGDDGLAMWSHFVKNPDGTPETSEEADQDHDNVYDHNTVIAPVLANGIAIYGGRDNVVSDNVVAETVREGGGLHAGYRHGSTRFSGTLTFARNTTVRAGVLDLNWNFGVGALWFYSLDGPMDARIDVVDNSFLDSTYSAIMAVKGHPEAHSVSNIHVDGACIDGAGTYALQLQVAGAGSFTGVEARNLGVAGTWRGDPFEITDGGGNSGWQNDIRWNWPMDTARPVAPPTNCA
- a CDS encoding DoxX family protein; this encodes MTSNRFAAPVWSLFRAVIGLLFACHGAATVLGVFGGARGTGQAVEVGTWPNWWAGLIQLVCGVLVLVGFATRPAAVLSSGSMAYAYFVVHQPTNLLPIENGGVNSALYAWAFLAIAVLGAGPWSLDALLGRRGNRAGAQPVPANG
- a CDS encoding helix-turn-helix domain-containing protein, producing the protein MTLSEIVPPAVDPRIGHWLRRLRRAADRAELGLPPGPRSKGTWLTQVEVARLAGCTPRAYQLVEQGARVPGPRLAEGIVRALRLDPDQQAYLNNLLNPVAEPPTLVDRAVLQRLVDSSTAPAMVFDRYWTVVVVNAAMAPVSAFVVPGASLGAWLFSRVGRTVVGWERETEEFVARYRLTQAAYPAAGLTDPVMERLCRVSERARLLWAGSPAVAADPVGKRWQVRTSAGELKTFEVTIAQLASYAPGLRLAFCLPVPNRPG